One Podarcis muralis chromosome 1, rPodMur119.hap1.1, whole genome shotgun sequence genomic window carries:
- the LRRC57 gene encoding leucine-rich repeat-containing protein 57 — MGNSALKAHLETAQKTGVFQLTGKGLSEFPEDLQKLASNLRTIDLSNNKIEVLPPLMGKFSVLKSLALNHNKLTALPEELCKLKKLEALHLNGNQLTQLPAAFGQLSALKTLSLSGNKLRTVPVQLCSLRHLDVVDLSRNQIQSVPDTVGDLQAIELNLNQNQISQISSQISYCPRLKVLRLEENCLELSMLPQSILSDSQISLLAVEGNLFEIKKLRELDGYDKYMERFTATKKKFA, encoded by the exons ATGGGAAACAGTGCCTTAAAAGCGCATTTGGAGACAGCACAGAAAACGGGAGTATTCCAGCTGACGGGAAAAGGCCTTTCTGAG TTTCCTGAAGATCTGCAGAAGCTTGCAAGTAACCTCAGAACAATAGATTTGTCGAACAATAAGATTGAGGTCCTACCACCACTAATGGGAAAATTCTCTGTGTTGAAGAGCCTTGCTTTAAATCACAACAAGCTGA ctGCACTACCTGAAGAGCTGTGCAAGCTGAAAAAATTAGAGGCGTTGCATCTGAACGGCAACCAGCTGACGCAGTTACCGGCTGCCTTTGGACAACTTTCGGCACTAAAGACCCTGAGTCTTTCTGGAAACAAGCTCCGAACTGTACCTGTCCAGCTCTGCAGCCTGCGTCACCTAGATGTGGTGGATCTCTCCAGAAATCAGATCCAGAGTGTGCCAGATACAGTTGGGGATTTGCAGGCCATTGAACTAAACTTGAATCAAAACCAG ATTTCCCAGATCTCCTCACAGATATCTTACTGTCCACGCCTCAAGGTCCTGCGTCTGGAAGAAAACTGTTTAGAACTAAGCATGCTTCCTCAGAGTATTCTCAGCGATTCTCAGATCTCTCTGCTTGCTGTAGAGGGCAATCTCTTTGAAATCAAGAAACTTCGAGAATTGGATGGATATGACAAG tacatggAGAGATTCACAGCCACGAAGAAAAAATTTGCCTGA